In Longimicrobiaceae bacterium, the sequence CTCGTCGGTGCGCTGTGGACGGGCCCCCTGCGTGCGCCCGCCGCCCACGAGCCCGACGTGCTCTCCGTGGCGGTCCTCCCCTTCGAGGACCTGAGCGCGGACGGTGGCGCGGAGTACCTCGGGGACGGGATGAGCGAGGAGCTGATCCACACCCTGGCGCAGCTGCCGCACCTGCGGGTGTCCGCCCGCACCTCCGCGTTCGCCTTCAAGGGGAGGCAGGAGGACATCCGGGAGATCGCCCGCGCGCTGGGTGTCTCGGCTGTCATGGAAGGGAGCGTGCGTCGCGAAGGCGATCGCCTGCGCGTGACGGCGCAGCTGATCGACGCCACGACCGGGCACCACCTCTGGTCGAGCAGCTTCGACCGCCAGATGGGGGACGCGCTCGCGATCCAGGCGGAGATCGCGCACTCCATCGCCCGGACGATGCGCCCCCAGGGTGCGGGAGACGCGACCCCCGCGAGGAGCTCCGATCCACGGAGCGCTCGCGCATACCACCTCTACCTCCAGGGGCGCTACGCCTGGAACCAGCGCACGGAGTCCTCGCTCCGGGCAGCGGCTCGCTTCTTCGAGCAGGCGATCGCGGAGGATTCCGTCTACGCCGCGGCATACGCGGGGCTGGCGGACGCGCACGACGCGCTCGCCGACGGCGGGTTCGATCCCTCGGAGCCGGCGTACCAGAAGGCCGAGGCGGCGGCACGGCGGGCGATCCAGCTCGACGGCACCCTCGCGGAGGGCTACGCCGCGCTGGGCCACCTCAAGTTCCACCGCTGGGACTGGGCGGGCGCGGAGCGGGAGTTCCGGCGGGCGCTGGAGCTGAGGCCCGGCCACGCGGGCACGTACAGCCGCTACGCGATGCCCCTGGTGATGCAGGGGCGCTTCGACGAGGGGCTCGCGATGATGCGCA encodes:
- a CDS encoding tetratricopeptide repeat protein, with translation PDALPVAEAPRTDPPAPAGPAPEPGDRPAAPVGPTSGTERRVRTRSAWTRRRLAPIGAAAALFVLVGALWTGPLRAPAAHEPDVLSVAVLPFEDLSADGGAEYLGDGMSEELIHTLAQLPHLRVSARTSAFAFKGRQEDIREIARALGVSAVMEGSVRREGDRLRVTAQLIDATTGHHLWSSSFDRQMGDALAIQAEIAHSIARTMRPQGAGDATPARSSDPRSARAYHLYLQGRYAWNQRTESSLRAAARFFEQAIAEDSVYAAAYAGLADAHDALADGGFDPSEPAYQKAEAAARRAIQLDGTLAEGYAALGHLKFHRWDWAGAEREFRRALELRPGHAGTYSRYAMPLVMQGRFDEGLAMMRRAQELDPLALGAHNQMGWLLFLAGRHADAADELRAVIAMDSSRASAHARLGLSFVERGEYPEGIAALERAVELGGDYARSALPMLGYAYAKAGRTADAERIRARVERGMESGSINLYYAAALMGALGKKDRAFALLDRLFTTTRGCLVDVGVDPIMEPLRSDPRYAALVRALGMKLAARGS